In a genomic window of Coprococcus eutactus:
- a CDS encoding AAA family ATPase has translation MNQQIQQLIIEIKKAIKGKDEVICKVIMVILASGHILLEDNPGLGKTTLAKSLAKAMCLGEDRIQFTPDTMPSDIVGYSILNKETNKMQFTKGPVFTNLLLADEINRTSSKTQAALLEAMAEGTVTAEGNTYKLPNPFITIATQNPITSGGTQALPDSQLDRFMVKLSMGYPDVQSQMAMILEDHGGNPIDQIVPVMNLEQLVAMRTQVAQTYISQEVAEYISLLVDATRHHDKIECGISPRGTKAFANLAKACAYMNGRNYVIPNDVSAVIYDVFMHRLVLTPSARREKNAAENIVKGIVGQIKPPAVNGARK, from the coding sequence ATGAATCAGCAGATACAGCAGCTTATAATCGAAATAAAGAAAGCAATAAAGGGTAAAGATGAGGTCATATGTAAGGTGATAATGGTAATACTTGCATCTGGACATATATTACTGGAGGATAATCCAGGACTTGGCAAGACGACACTTGCCAAATCACTTGCCAAGGCGATGTGCCTTGGCGAGGATCGTATCCAGTTTACCCCGGATACAATGCCGAGTGATATAGTTGGATATTCCATACTTAACAAGGAGACAAATAAAATGCAGTTCACCAAAGGTCCTGTATTTACGAACCTTCTTCTTGCCGATGAGATCAACAGAACATCAAGCAAGACACAGGCGGCTCTTCTTGAGGCTATGGCGGAGGGCACGGTTACAGCGGAGGGAAACACATACAAGCTCCCTAATCCGTTTATCACCATCGCAACGCAGAATCCTATCACGTCAGGCGGTACACAGGCACTACCTGACTCACAGCTTGACAGATTTATGGTAAAACTTAGCATGGGATATCCAGATGTACAGAGTCAGATGGCAATGATACTCGAGGATCACGGAGGTAATCCTATAGATCAGATAGTTCCTGTTATGAATCTGGAACAGCTTGTGGCCATGAGAACACAGGTTGCGCAGACATATATATCACAGGAGGTTGCTGAGTACATATCTCTTCTTGTAGATGCAACAAGACATCACGATAAGATTGAGTGCGGAATAAGTCCAAGAGGAACAAAAGCATTTGCCAATCTTGCAAAGGCGTGTGCATATATGAACGGAAGAAATTATGTCATCCCAAATGATGTGTCTGCCGTTATATATGATGTGTTCATGCACAGGCTGGTACTTACACCATCTGCCCGAAGAGAGAAAAATGCGGCAGAGAATATAGTTAAGGGCATTGTAGGACAGATAAAACCTCCTGCAGTAAACGGAGCGAGAAAATAG
- a CDS encoding transglutaminase-like domain-containing protein, whose product MGNEISIDISGIKASSRNTWILRGFITFCAVLSLVMGISSGFKLGTGVTAVLPGALIGGFLFQFLLRKKKSAIIGYVAFLVAATAAGIAMMNQVGNGFAKLANDVLTTVNKNMAMANLMFVVDESTAKTDELITMILLSFVSAAVMALIIRARLNLLASVLVFLAVTLPMIYKGDGSAVWLMLGLVSVVLIMYVGNVHGNITADMYVHLGICMAVIAGLTMAVYMFMAYSPLQVVDDIKTNMQYHGENVIYGKSDYPEGKFSRYDDTIITGEERLQIRMSQPKQMYMRGFVGSKYTEDGWEDSDLKIYGGDYEGVFEWFSSNDYSPLANLSAYVTQSAENGGEAADNSIYVEISNISARRKYQYVPECVTYSSLENLYAPKNDVNFRSQGLGRETDYFFDMVDVINNDYKAIYGEKWYQDQTGDKIFHDSENVYGTFARKYYEDIPDDMREYFDSHVPNAGQKMNPFDAIKVVRDYMAGQMSYRNDADEYTGDEDFVIEMLDGHKAGYSAHFATVATMLFRYYGIPARYVEGYLVNPVAGSDVISVTDEDSHAWVEIYAGGLGFIPIEVTPGYYSEDDDTGKGNTDSGTTPQTIPPEPEDQQEDNGGGGGSMETVLLIGYIILGLIALFIVVLIIRRIVCAIVRRKRMNDPDNEKSIAASGDYMAALMAYQKKKLEDNISPQLLDLLRRYKFSRYIPTADDAKFVRESALEMKKNVVHEENILSRIKMGFWNAIR is encoded by the coding sequence ATGGGAAATGAGATCTCAATAGACATAAGCGGAATCAAAGCTTCTTCTAGGAATACGTGGATACTCAGGGGATTTATAACATTCTGTGCAGTATTAAGTCTGGTGATGGGTATCTCTTCCGGGTTCAAGCTTGGCACAGGCGTAACTGCGGTTTTGCCCGGTGCACTTATAGGCGGCTTTTTGTTCCAGTTTTTGCTTAGAAAAAAGAAATCTGCGATCATCGGCTATGTGGCATTTCTGGTGGCTGCTACAGCGGCTGGTATTGCAATGATGAATCAGGTCGGGAATGGATTTGCAAAGCTTGCAAACGATGTTCTGACGACAGTAAATAAAAATATGGCTATGGCCAATCTGATGTTTGTTGTGGATGAGAGTACTGCAAAAACTGATGAGCTGATAACTATGATACTGCTCTCATTTGTCTCTGCTGCGGTTATGGCACTCATTATCCGGGCAAGACTCAATCTGCTTGCATCAGTGCTGGTATTTTTGGCAGTCACACTGCCGATGATATACAAGGGTGACGGTAGTGCTGTATGGCTTATGCTTGGGCTTGTCAGCGTGGTACTCATAATGTATGTAGGCAATGTCCACGGCAACATCACAGCGGATATGTATGTCCATCTTGGAATATGTATGGCGGTGATAGCGGGACTGACCATGGCAGTATATATGTTTATGGCATACAGTCCGCTTCAGGTAGTTGATGACATCAAGACCAATATGCAGTATCACGGCGAGAATGTCATATACGGTAAAAGCGATTATCCTGAGGGAAAGTTTTCCAGATATGATGACACTATCATAACCGGAGAGGAGAGATTGCAGATCAGGATGTCCCAGCCAAAACAGATGTATATGAGAGGCTTTGTTGGCTCAAAGTACACAGAGGATGGATGGGAGGACAGTGATCTCAAGATATATGGCGGTGATTATGAGGGAGTATTTGAGTGGTTTTCAAGTAATGACTATTCGCCGCTGGCAAATCTGTCAGCATATGTTACACAGTCAGCGGAAAATGGCGGTGAGGCTGCTGATAACAGTATCTATGTGGAGATATCCAACATCTCAGCAAGGAGAAAGTATCAGTATGTACCGGAGTGTGTGACATACAGTTCTTTGGAAAATCTGTATGCACCGAAGAACGATGTGAATTTCAGATCCCAGGGACTTGGCCGAGAGACGGATTATTTCTTTGATATGGTGGATGTCATAAATAATGATTACAAAGCTATATATGGAGAAAAGTGGTATCAGGATCAGACCGGTGACAAGATATTCCATGACAGCGAGAATGTATATGGTACATTTGCAAGAAAATATTACGAGGATATTCCGGATGACATGAGGGAATATTTTGACAGCCATGTGCCGAATGCGGGGCAGAAGATGAATCCGTTTGATGCCATAAAAGTTGTCCGTGATTATATGGCAGGTCAAATGTCATACAGAAATGACGCGGATGAGTATACAGGTGATGAGGATTTTGTCATCGAGATGCTGGATGGGCATAAAGCAGGATATTCAGCGCATTTTGCCACGGTGGCAACCATGCTTTTCAGATACTACGGTATTCCGGCAAGGTATGTCGAAGGCTATCTGGTAAATCCTGTTGCAGGATCAGATGTAATATCCGTTACGGATGAAGATTCCCATGCATGGGTAGAGATATATGCGGGAGGTCTGGGATTTATCCCGATAGAGGTAACGCCAGGATATTACTCTGAGGACGATGATACAGGAAAGGGCAACACAGACAGTGGAACAACACCTCAGACGATACCGCCAGAACCGGAAGATCAGCAGGAAGATAACGGCGGTGGTGGAGGCTCCATGGAGACTGTTCTGCTTATAGGATATATCATACTTGGACTGATAGCATTGTTTATAGTAGTTCTCATAATCAGAAGAATAGTATGTGCGATAGTGAGAAGAAAGAGAATGAATGATCCAGACAACGAAAAGTCCATTGCGGCATCTGGTGATTATATGGCTGCCCTGATGGCTTACCAGAAGAAGAAACTGGAGGACAACATAAGTCCGCAGCTGCTTGATCTGCTTCGGAGATACAAGTTCAGCAGATATATTCCAACGGCGGATGATGCAAAGTTTGTAAGGGAGTCAGCTTTGGAGATGAAGAAAAATGTAGTTCACGAGGAGAATATACTGAGCAGGATCAAAATGGGATTCTGGAATGCAATTAGGTAG
- a CDS encoding DUF58 domain-containing protein, with translation MKAKIEYAIIVILLLLVYIWTNNLYTLWIAAAVIGAWIIAAVINLFVAKKVKISFTILNELSEDRQLQLCVENSSIFPASHVRVVFGCQNVVFASDCNATVDCSVGGKKTSTYEVPIGSKYCGRINIDIFGIKVYDWLGITAKKLRPHGDCYFYQYPDESDEVLQEFEGNKSSDSDVNYKHVKGNDVSEILQIRKYVVGDSIKQIHWKMSAKFDDIMVKEFDRPNDMSTMLAFDYASSNDKEENKKIIEAVATISKELQQSATGHTVYRMDTAKTKVVHRDVFEYTEYDVMLQELLGTVANGGEYSVVDHIIRHNTIERFAKVIYITSARDRSRAAELDSQEKCLVIAV, from the coding sequence ATGAAAGCAAAAATTGAATATGCCATAATAGTTATACTGCTCCTGCTAGTGTATATATGGACCAATAACCTGTATACCCTGTGGATCGCAGCTGCGGTTATCGGAGCTTGGATCATAGCTGCAGTTATCAATCTGTTCGTGGCAAAAAAGGTAAAGATAAGTTTTACAATATTGAATGAACTGTCGGAGGACAGACAGCTCCAGCTGTGTGTAGAGAACAGCTCCATATTCCCGGCATCCCATGTCAGAGTTGTATTTGGCTGTCAGAATGTGGTATTTGCCTCGGATTGCAATGCCACAGTGGACTGCTCTGTTGGCGGAAAGAAGACAAGCACATATGAGGTTCCTATAGGAAGCAAATATTGCGGAAGAATCAATATAGACATATTTGGCATAAAAGTTTATGATTGGCTTGGTATAACTGCAAAGAAACTCAGACCCCATGGCGACTGTTATTTTTATCAGTACCCGGATGAGTCGGATGAGGTGCTTCAGGAGTTCGAGGGAAATAAGTCGAGTGACAGTGATGTGAATTATAAGCATGTCAAAGGAAATGATGTGTCGGAGATACTTCAGATACGAAAGTATGTGGTGGGTGACAGCATCAAGCAGATCCACTGGAAGATGTCTGCAAAGTTCGATGACATAATGGTGAAAGAATTTGACAGGCCAAATGATATGTCAACAATGCTTGCATTTGATTATGCTTCGTCAAATGACAAGGAGGAGAACAAGAAGATTATAGAGGCTGTGGCGACCATCAGTAAGGAGCTTCAGCAGAGTGCCACAGGCCATACGGTATACAGAATGGATACGGCAAAGACAAAGGTTGTTCACCGAGATGTCTTCGAGTACACGGAGTACGATGTAATGCTTCAGGAGCTGTTGGGTACAGTGGCGAATGGTGGAGAATACAGTGTTGTTGATCATATTATAAGACACAACACCATAGAACGCTTTGCAAAGGTTATATATATTACGAGTGCAAGGGACAGGAGCAGAGCGGCAGAACTTGACAGTCAGGAGAAATGTCTGGTCATAGCAGTATGA
- the nudC gene encoding NAD(+) diphosphatase translates to MIQDIEPQRFNNQYSNRREPEDHDMVLSFSEKMILAKVMVDENRLVFMTYGELKKITGCDREIGNLVYLFSIDDTAYFLWNGDNRLTAPGYDYRSMYKTRACHPKTAVLAAATGWHLSLWYRTNRFCGACGERTVHDEKERMLRCPSCGRLIFPVIAPAVIVGVIDGDRIILTTYAGREYKRYALIAGFTEIGESAEQTVRREVMEEVGISVKNITYYKSQPWGYDSNLLMGYFCQADIPEGGDGHLTIDRQELATGEWVNRDDIPDYPEHLSLTHEMMVYFKEHGQEVFK, encoded by the coding sequence ATGATACAGGATATAGAACCACAGAGGTTTAATAATCAATATAGTAACAGGAGAGAACCAGAGGATCACGATATGGTTCTCTCTTTTTCTGAAAAAATGATATTGGCAAAGGTGATGGTCGATGAGAACCGGCTGGTGTTTATGACGTACGGAGAACTGAAGAAAATAACTGGATGCGATAGGGAAATAGGGAATCTGGTTTATCTCTTTTCAATAGATGATACCGCATATTTTCTGTGGAATGGAGATAACCGACTGACAGCGCCGGGATATGATTACCGAAGCATGTATAAGACAAGGGCTTGCCATCCGAAGACTGCGGTTCTTGCGGCGGCGACAGGCTGGCATCTGTCGCTTTGGTACAGGACCAACAGGTTCTGTGGTGCCTGTGGAGAGAGAACTGTTCATGATGAGAAAGAGAGGATGCTCAGATGTCCGTCCTGTGGCAGGCTGATATTTCCTGTCATAGCTCCTGCTGTCATAGTGGGCGTGATCGACGGCGACAGGATCATACTTACCACATATGCGGGCAGGGAGTACAAGAGATATGCCCTGATAGCGGGATTTACCGAGATAGGGGAGAGCGCTGAGCAGACCGTCAGACGGGAGGTCATGGAGGAGGTCGGCATCAGCGTTAAGAATATCACTTATTACAAGTCACAGCCATGGGGCTATGACAGCAATCTTCTCATGGGTTATTTCTGTCAGGCAGACATACCGGAGGGCGGTGACGGGCATCTGACCATAGACAGACAGGAGCTTGCAACCGGAGAGTGGGTGAACCGTGATGATATTCCAGACTATCCGGAGCACCTGAGTCTCACACATGAGATGATGGTATACTTTAAAGAGCACGGACAGGAAGTGTTTAAGTGA
- a CDS encoding YgdI/YgdR family lipoprotein, whose amino-acid sequence MKKTGIVICVLAALVGLAGCSSVVSSDKTDRTKSGIESQGKFKVNTPDEEWFKETALDVAASVNELANDEAYIKIMGGSDEVAEAASDWGDNIADTSGKIAVVIISDKAAEFIMGQTDGETSLSDTARDRVEKNACLAFGNYVTASAGGASALAASSILRYDQAYVVSEPVLDQVWVIPAGEECALWIAYSNCGDGIVSVSGSYMALPDGQTVEEAADSLFSTWGLEVEVHEW is encoded by the coding sequence ATGAAAAAGACAGGAATTGTGATATGTGTGCTTGCGGCACTGGTGGGACTTGCGGGATGTTCATCAGTGGTAAGCAGTGATAAAACAGATAGAACCAAATCGGGCATAGAGAGTCAAGGAAAGTTCAAGGTCAATACACCGGATGAGGAGTGGTTCAAGGAGACTGCCCTAGATGTGGCGGCTTCGGTGAACGAACTTGCAAATGATGAAGCTTATATAAAGATAATGGGCGGAAGTGACGAGGTTGCTGAAGCCGCAAGTGACTGGGGTGATAATATAGCCGACACAAGTGGCAAGATTGCAGTTGTGATAATCTCGGATAAAGCAGCAGAATTCATTATGGGGCAGACTGATGGTGAAACGTCCCTATCCGATACGGCCAGAGACCGTGTTGAAAAAAATGCGTGCTTGGCATTTGGAAATTATGTGACCGCCAGCGCTGGGGGAGCGAGTGCATTGGCGGCCTCATCAATACTTAGGTATGATCAGGCGTATGTAGTAAGTGAACCGGTGCTGGATCAGGTGTGGGTGATCCCAGCTGGGGAGGAATGTGCACTGTGGATAGCCTATAGTAACTGTGGTGACGGAATAGTGAGCGTCAGTGGAAGTTACATGGCACTCCCTGATGGTCAGACTGTGGAGGAGGCTGCGGATTCACTGTTCAGCACGTGGGGGTTAGAAGTAGAGGTGCACGAGTGGTAA
- a CDS encoding leucine-rich repeat domain-containing protein, with amino-acid sequence MCIFRLKIYIKGDLSKKERNNAALISAKYWKISSFKGIKYFPNLKYLDCGHNNLTSLDLSGNKKLEKLNCDYNKLTSLDLSKNTKLKELL; translated from the coding sequence ATGTGTATTTTTAGGCTGAAAATTTATATAAAGGGAGATTTATCAAAGAAAGAGCGGAATAATGCAGCATTAATAAGTGCAAAATATTGGAAGATCAGCAGTTTTAAGGGAATTAAGTATTTCCCTAATCTTAAGTATCTTGATTGTGGACACAATAATCTCACATCACTAGATCTTTCGGGAAACAAGAAACTGGAAAAACTCAACTGTGATTATAATAAGCTTACATCACTTGACTTGTCAAAGAATACGAAGCTGAAGGAGCTCTTATGA